The following DNA comes from Penaeus vannamei isolate JL-2024 unplaced genomic scaffold, ASM4276789v1 unanchor1853, whole genome shotgun sequence.
tcacaccctcacaaaaATCCCTCACAACCTTTAAAAGTCTCCGATCTCCCTCACACTGCAAAAAATATTCCCCATAGCTCTCACAACCCCAAGAAATTCACAGCCCTTCACAGCCCTTCACAACCCTCACAACCCTTCACAACCTCTCACAACCCCAAGAACTTCACAACCCTTCACAACCCCAAGAACTTCACAACCCTTCACAACCCCTCACAACCCTtcacaacccatcacaaccccTCACAACCCCAAGAACTTCACAACCCTTCACAACCCCTCACAACCCTtcacaacccatcacaaccctACAACCCCAAAAACTTACAACCCTTCCCAACCTCACAACCCTTTACAACCCCTCACCCAGCCCCAAGAACCCACAACCCCTTCACAACCCTCACAACCTCACAATCCCTTAAAAAAAGGGATCaaatccatctctcctcccctcatttttcTCCCGCCTTCCCCCCGCCGTCCCCGCTCTCCCCCTTAATCCTCATCgtatatcccttcttcccttttcccctctccttttttttcccctcctttcttccccttttcttcctctccttttttcctcttttcttccttccttttttcccttttttttcctcttctccttt
Coding sequences within:
- the LOC113805845 gene encoding amelogenin, X isoform, translating into MSSQHSLTTGSHNLSQPQEIHSPSQPFTTLTTLHNLSQPQELHNPSQPQELHNPSQPLTTLHNPSQPLTTPRTSQPFTTPHNPSQPITTLQPQKLTTLPNLTTLYNPSPSPKNPQPLHNPHNLTIP